In one Amaranthus tricolor cultivar Red isolate AtriRed21 chromosome 8, ASM2621246v1, whole genome shotgun sequence genomic region, the following are encoded:
- the LOC130820915 gene encoding protein ALP1-like: MDRIMQSLRRKRHLKQLQFVVTNVVVVLMMYWVWYMTSVATVRGVQLIQSKRDRKILRLKIMHRLIQESDVHCKSELRVNRQTFNIMCKMLKEIGGLTRTKNMSLDEIVAMFLYTLAHRKKNRSIAHFFIRSGETVSRQFNLCLRAILKLHDHLLYKPKPILEECEGKNCLGALDGTYINVTVHPQDRGKYRTRKGTIAMNVLGVCAPNMQFIYVLPGWEGSAHNVCVLRNALTRPNGFRAPRGNYYLVDRGYTNCEGFLAPYRGQLYHLKKWTYRQPLTAEEYYNMKHARTRNVIKRCFGLLKGRWSILRSPSFFPIRTQGRIVMACCLLHNLIRKVMLTDDVEEENMSNDDSDNDSDDEVEYITTIATSN, encoded by the exons ATGGATCGAATTATGCAATCCTTACGGAGAAAAAGACATCTAAAACAACTTCAATTTGTAGTAACAAATGTAGTTGTAGTTCTTATGATGTATTGGGTTTGGTATATGACAAGTGTTGCTAcggttaggggtgttcaattgATCCAAAGTAAAAGAGATAGAAAAATATTGCGCTTAAAAATTATGCATCGCTTAATACAAGAAAGTGATGTGCATTGCAAAAGTGAACTTCGGGTTAATAGACAAACCTTTAATATTATGTGTAAGATGCTCAAGGAGATTGGAGGCCTCACTCGGACAAAAAATATGTCTCTTGATGAGATAGTTGCCATGTTTTTGTACACTTTAGCTCACCGTAAAAAAAATAGATCTATTGCTCACTTTTTCATAAGAAGTGGAGAGACCGTGAGTCGGCAATTCAACTTATGTCTGAGGGCTATACTTAAGTTGCATGACCATTTGCTTTACAAGCCCAAACCAATATTAGAAGAATGTGAAGGAAAG aaTTGTTTAGGAGCGTTGGATGGTACCTACATAAATGTAACTGTACATCCCCAAGATCGTGGTAAATATCGGACAAGAAAAGGTACCATTGCTATGAATGTGTTAGGTGTTTGTGCACCCAACATGCAATTTATCTATGTTCTTCCGGGTTGGGAAGGCTCTGCTCACAATGTCTGTGTCCTTCGCAATGCTCTCACTAGGCCAAATGGCTTTAGGGCTCCTAGAG GTAACTATTATTTGGTCGATAGGGGGTATACAAACTGTGAGGGTTTTCTTGCTCCATATAGAGGGCAACTATATCATCTTAAGAAATGGACATATAGACAACCACTAACTGCAGAAGAGTATTACAATATGAAGCATGCTCGAACAAGAAATGTAATTAAAAGATGTTTTGGGTTACTTAAAGGGAGATGGAGTATACTTAGAAGCCCCTCCTTTTTCCCTATTCGAACTCAAGGACGTATTGTGATGGCTTGTTGTTTACTTCATAATTTAATAAGGAAAGTGATGCTCACAGATGATGTAGAAGAAGAGAATATGAGTAATGACGATTCCGATAACGATTCCGATGATGAAGTTGAATACATTACTACAATAGCTACTTCTAATTGA